The genomic window GGATCCGCGGCTACCACGTCCGGATCGATGCGGACGGCGGCCGTCGCCGCCTCGAAACGCTCGTGGCGCTGCGGATGGGGCATTCGCCCCTCGTCCTGGTGGAGCTCGCCGGACCGGGCGATCCCGGCGCGGAGCCCGACGACGACGTGCTCGCCCTCATCCGCGAGGCGGCGGACCTGGTCGCGATCGAGGCGAGCCGCCCGGCGGACTTCCTGAAGGCCCAGCAGGCGGCCGGGCACTCGGGGTTGCCTGCCGTCGCCTCCGTCCGGTCGTGGACCGGCCTGCTGCACTGGAGGGATCTGCTCCGGGCCTCGTGCGGGGTGATCGTCTGGCGCACGGAGCTCCGCCGCGCGATCGACGAGGCGGACCTGGACCACTGGATCCTGGCCCATCAGGAGGACGCGCTCAAGCAGAACAAGATCTTCTGCGTGGCGATCGGGCCGCCGTCCGATTCGGATCCCGAGGCCGTGCGTGCGGCCGAGCGGATGGCCGGCGCCGGGCTGTCGATCCTCGTCCCCTCCGATGGGGGGCCCGCGGCCTGGGGACGGTGGCCCACCCCCGGGGGCGGCCTCGGGTCGCCTCGCTGATCGCGGGGCGTCCCGCGCCGGCGACGCTGGGATGGGGCCGGGAGCCTTGTGGCGTCGTCGCCCCCCTCATAGAATGCCCGTTCCAGGTCGGCCCTTCGGTTTCTCATCCGGCGTGTCCTCCATGCCAGGCGGTGAAGGCCCGATGCCAAGCCACACGCGTTGCGATTACGTGCTCCGATCGGCCTTCATCGATCGCGACGGCGAGGTCTACGCGTGCTGCCACCGGGCGCCCGTCGGCTACGGCAACATCGCCTCCGCCCACCTGCTGGACATCCTCCGCCGGCCCGCGGCGTGTGCCGCCCGCGACCGGTCGCGGGAGGGCTCCCTGGAGTGCTTCGCGTCCTGCAACCTGCTCGACTATCGCGTGAAGCACGGGCCGCCGCCCGCCGCCGTCGACCGCGATCCGCAGCCCGCGATCCGGAAGCTGACGCTGAGCCTGGGCTGGTTCTGCAACGTGGACTGCGTGATGTGCCCGCAGGACCACAAGGAGCGCGTCTTCCTGGACGTGGACGTGCTCAGGCGGCATGTCCCCTGGGAGATCGTGGAGGAGATCATCTTCGAGGGCGGGGAGCCGCTCGCGGCCCCTCAGGTCCATGCGCTCTGGGATCACGTGGCCTCGCTGGGGAAGCCCGTGAACTTCTGCACGAACGGATTGGTGGCGAACCCCTCCATCGCGGACAGGATCGCACGCCAGTGCGACTACCTCTACATCTCCTTCAACGCGGCCACCGCCGAGACGTACGAGCGGGTCGTCCGGAAGGGGCGCTGGCGGCTCCTGCTCCGGAACGTCGAGATGGTCCTGAACGCCCGGGAGCGATCGGGGAGCGGGCTGAAGCTGATCGGCCATTTCACGATCGTGGAGGAGAACCTCCGCGAGATCCCGCGGTTCCTGGAGCTGATGGGCTCGCTCGGGTTCGACATCGCCAACTTCGGCTACAACCGCATGGCCATGATGGGGCGACCCATCGACGCGATGCTGGACTCGGACCCGTCCCTGAGGTCGCAGCTCGGCCGGGAGATCCGGGACGCCATCCGCCGGGCCTCGCCGTCCCTGGCCGTCGACACGAGTCGGCTCTGCTACCTGGGCCTCCTGGACCCGGGCGAGCCGTGTTGCGGGCGGATCGTCGAGCCTTCGGGCATGTGATCCGGGCGTTTTCCTGGGGGCCGCGGCCCGACGGAGGTGCCATGACTTCGAGCAAGCTCGCGATCCACGGTGGCCCGAAGGCCGTCTCGGCGAAGCCGGTGCCGGTCAGTCCCCTGGACCCGTCCGAGCTCAAGGCGGCCCTGGGCGAGCTGATCGACGCCGGCGAGTTCTCGGACGCGAGCGGCGCGGGGGCGATCGGCCGCTTCGAGCGTTCCTTCGCGGAGTACATCGGCTGCGACCACGGCCTCGGCTTCTGCAACGGGACGTCGGCCCTGCTGGCGGCCTACCTGGCGTGCGGGGTCGGGCCCGGCGACGAGGTGATCCATCCCTGCTACTCGTGGGTCGCATCGGTCGCCCCGCTGCTGCTGCTCGGGGCCAGGCCGGTCTTCTGCGGCGTGTCGCCCCTCTCGCTCCTCATCGATCCCGCGGCCATCGGCCCGCTGATCACGCCCAGGACGCGCGCGATCTCCGTCGTCCACATGCACGGCGCCGTCTGCGAGATGGACGCGGTGCTCGAGATAGCCCGGGCCCGCGGCCTCCCCGTGATCGAGGACGGCAGCCATTGTCACGGCGCCTCTTACCGGGGGCGGAGGTGCGGATCGCTCGGCGACGTCGGCTGCTTCTCCATGCAGGGCGGGCCGGTGGGGGGCAAGCCGGTCGCCTGCGGCGAGGGCGGGATCGCCGTCTGCCGGAGCCGCGATCTGTACGAGCGGATGACGTCGTTCGCGCAGATCAACCGCGTCCCGGGCGGGGGCTTCCTGGACGCGGAACTGGCCCAGCTCGCGCCCTTCAACAGCGGGATGAAGTTCCGTGCCCATCCCTGGGCGATGGCCTGCGCGTCGCTCATGCTCAGGGACCTCGACCGGGCGAACGCCGAGAAGCGGGAGGTGAGGGCCCGGGTGCAGGAGTCCATCGAGCCGCTCTGGGCCCTGACGATGTGCGAGACCGCCGCCGACTCCACCCCCGGGGGGTTCTACGGCGGGATCAACCTCCTCCACCATCCCGAACGCGCCGGCGGCGTGCCCGCGGCCCGGATCCTCGACGCCCTCAAGGCGGAGGGCGTGGCCTGCGGCCCCGCGCCCTATCCCCTGCTCCACCGGCTCCCCCTCTTCCGCGGCGACGCTCCGGGCGCCCGTCGCCTCTACCCGTGGCTCGCGGAGACGCCGGCCCCCGCGGCGTCGACGGACCTGGGGCCGAGCGAGGATGCCCATGGGCGGGTCGTCAACGTGCTCTTCCCGATGCAGCTTTCGCCGGGCGATCCCTATGTGCCGCAGATGCTCGATGCGTTCCGCAAGGTCTACGGCCACCTGAGTCGCGGCGAGTTCATCTGAGGCGAGCGGGGACCCGGCGATGCCCAGGAGATACCTGTTCGGCCCGGTCACTCCGAGGTATGCCGACGAGAACCTCCACGAGGCGAGGGGGTCGGGCCGATGCCTGGCCTTCGATCCCGGCGGGGAGACCGACCTGGCCGTCGGCCCGGACGATCGATGGGCCGACATCTGCGGGCGGCTCCCCGGGGGGTGGCGTCCCGACTACGTGGTGCTGTTCCTCCCCTACACGACCATACCACGCGGCGTCGCGTCCGCGCCGGTCCCGATCGTCGGGCTGGCGGCAGACTGGAACCTGCTCTGGCATTACTATCGGCTGAGGCTGCCGACCTGCGACCTCTCGTTCACGGACGAGCCGGGGGTGGACCGGCTCCGGGCGGCGGGGATCTCCGGGGTCGTCGCCGCGAACCTCTTCGGCTGCGAACGCGGCCTGCTGGAGCGGGAATGGCCCGCCGGCCCGCGGGACATCGACATCCTGTACGTGGGGAGCCTCCACCCGGCCGAGAAGCGGGAACGGCTGCCCTGGCTCGCCCGGATGGCGCTGGGCCTGGGCCGGCGGTGGCGGGTGCTGATCCGGGCGGGCGTGGACGGTGAGGACTACCGGCGGTTGCTGGCCCGCGCGCGACTCGTCCTCAATGTCAGCGTGCGCGGG from Aquisphaera giovannonii includes these protein-coding regions:
- a CDS encoding radical SAM protein → MPSHTRCDYVLRSAFIDRDGEVYACCHRAPVGYGNIASAHLLDILRRPAACAARDRSREGSLECFASCNLLDYRVKHGPPPAAVDRDPQPAIRKLTLSLGWFCNVDCVMCPQDHKERVFLDVDVLRRHVPWEIVEEIIFEGGEPLAAPQVHALWDHVASLGKPVNFCTNGLVANPSIADRIARQCDYLYISFNAATAETYERVVRKGRWRLLLRNVEMVLNARERSGSGLKLIGHFTIVEENLREIPRFLELMGSLGFDIANFGYNRMAMMGRPIDAMLDSDPSLRSQLGREIRDAIRRASPSLAVDTSRLCYLGLLDPGEPCCGRIVEPSGM
- a CDS encoding DegT/DnrJ/EryC1/StrS family aminotransferase — translated: MTSSKLAIHGGPKAVSAKPVPVSPLDPSELKAALGELIDAGEFSDASGAGAIGRFERSFAEYIGCDHGLGFCNGTSALLAAYLACGVGPGDEVIHPCYSWVASVAPLLLLGARPVFCGVSPLSLLIDPAAIGPLITPRTRAISVVHMHGAVCEMDAVLEIARARGLPVIEDGSHCHGASYRGRRCGSLGDVGCFSMQGGPVGGKPVACGEGGIAVCRSRDLYERMTSFAQINRVPGGGFLDAELAQLAPFNSGMKFRAHPWAMACASLMLRDLDRANAEKREVRARVQESIEPLWALTMCETAADSTPGGFYGGINLLHHPERAGGVPAARILDALKAEGVACGPAPYPLLHRLPLFRGDAPGARRLYPWLAETPAPAASTDLGPSEDAHGRVVNVLFPMQLSPGDPYVPQMLDAFRKVYGHLSRGEFI